From Cryptococcus neoformans var. neoformans B-3501A chromosome 6, whole genome shotgun sequence, the proteins below share one genomic window:
- a CDS encoding hypothetical protein (Match to ESTs gb|CF183507.1|CF183507, gb|CF183123.1|CF183123, gb|CF183122.1|CF183122; HMMPfam hit to DEAD, DEAD/DEAH box helicase, score: 278.5, E(): 1.1e-80; HMMPfam hit to Helicase_C, Helicase conserved C-terminal domain, score: 126.0, E(): 8.5e-35), with protein MVSRHSTTDTEKGADHASLQSYGGGYGGGGYGGGYGGGGGGGGYGGGGGGYGGGYGGGGYGGGFGGDRMGNLGQGLHNIDWQNQSLAKFEKNFYVQDPRVTARSDAEVEAFRAEKEMKIQGKNVPRPITTFEEAGFPDYIMSEIRRMGFTAPSSIQCQAWPMALSGRDLVAIAETGSGKTISFCLPAMVHINAQPLLAPGDGPIVLILAPTRELAVQIQTEATKFGQSSRIRNTAIYGGAPKGPQIRDLQRGVEICVATPGRLIDMLETGKTNLKRVTYLVMDEADRMLDMGFEPQIRKIVSQIRPDRQTLLFSATWPKEVQRLAMDFLHDFIQVNIGSLDLTANHNVAQHVEVCTDFDKRSKLLSHLEKISQENGKVLIFVATKRVADDLTKFLRMDGWPALAIHGDKQQAERDWVLAEFKSGRSPIMLATDVASRGLDVRDIGYVINYDFPNNCEDYIHRIGRTGRAGRKGTSYTYFTMDNSKAARELVQILRESKADIPPELEEMAMYGGRGGGGGRGRGGRGGGRGGYGGGGGRGGYSSGANSYGGGGGGYSSRW; from the exons ATGGTTAGTCGACATTCAACCACAGACACCGAAAAGGGTGCTGACCATGCCTCATTGCAGTCTTACGGTGGCGGCTACGGCGGCGGTGGTTACGGTGGTGGCTacggcggcggcggtggtggtggtggctacggtggtggcggcggcggctACG GCGGTGGCtacggtggtggtggttaCGGTGGCGGTTTCG GTGGTGACCGAATGGGCAACCTTGGTCAGGGCTTGCACAACATTGACTGGCAAAACCAGTCTCTCGCCAAatttgagaagaa CTTCTACGTCCAGGACCCCCGAGTCACTGCTCGTTCCGATGCTGAGGTCGAAGCCTTCCGTGccgagaaggaaatgaag ATCCAAGGCAAGAACGTGCCTCGACCCATCACCACCTTTGAGGAGGCCGGTTTCCCCGACTACATCATGTCCGAGATCCGACGAATGGGCTTcactgctccttcttctatcCAGTGCCAGGCTTGGCCTATGGCCTTGTCCGGTCGTGACCTTGTCGCCATTGCCGAGACTGGTTCTGGTAAGACCATCTCTTTCTGCCTTCCTGCAATGGTCCACATCAACGCCCAGCCCCTCCTTGCCCCTGGTGACGGTCCTATTGTTCTTATCCTTGCTCCTACCCGAGAGCTCGCTGTTCAGATCCAGACCGAAGCTACCAAGTTTGGTCAATCTTCCCGAATTAGGAACACTGCCATTTACGGTGGTGCTCCCAAGGGCCCTCAAATCCGAGACCTCCAGCGAGGTGTCGAGATCTGTGTCGCCACTCCTGGTCGATTGATCGACATGCTCGAGACTGGCAAGACCAACCTCAAGCGTGTTACTTATCTCGTTATGGACGAAGCCGACCGAATGCTCGACATGGGTTTCGAGCCCCAGATCCGAAAGATTGTTTCTCAGATCCGACCTGACCGACAGACTCTCTTGTTCTCTGCCACTTGGCCCAAGGAGGTCCAACGTCTCGCCATGGACTTCCTCCACGACTTTATCCAGGTTAACATTGGTTCTCTTGACCTTACTGCCAACCACAACGTTGCCCAGCACGTCGAAGTCTGCACTGACTTTGACAAGCGAAGCAAACTTCTCAGCCacttggagaagatttCTCAGGAGAACGGCAAGGTCCTTATCTTCGTTGCTACCAAGAGGGTCGCCGATGACTTGACCAAGTTCTTGAGAATGGACGGCTGGCCTGCCCTTGCTATCCACGGTGACAA ACAACAAGCTGAGCGTGACTGGGTTCTTGCCGAATTCAAGTCTGGCCGAAGCCCCATCATGCTTGCCACTGACGTTGCTTCTCGAGGTCTCG ATGTCCGAGACATTGGTTACGTTATCAACTA TGACTTCCCCAACAATTGTGAAGATTACATTCACCGAATCGGCCGAACTGGTCGTGCCGGTCGAAAGGGTACTTCTTACACTTACTTCACCATGGACAACTCCAAAGCTGCTCGTGAACTCGTCCAGATTTTGAGAGAGTCCAAGGCTGACAT CCCTCCCGAGcttgaggagatggccatgTACGGCGGTCGaggtggcggtggtggtcgAGGCCGAGGTGGCCGTGGCGGTGGCCGAGGTGGTtacggtggtggtggtggccgAGGCGGCTACAGCTCTGGCGCCAACTCTTAcggtggcggtggcggtggCTACTCTAGCAGGTGGTAA
- a CDS encoding hypothetical protein (HMMPfam hit to Retrotrans_gag, Retrotransposon gag protein, score: 72.1, E(): 1.5e-18) → MNPQSAPFVPTADPPAMSVDQLRSLVQQMGNPRNYPNLPLPCAPPPDPRPAPLPALLASSSPPPRLPLSRSPPPKPPRPSPSHQPVPAPEPATNLPPALPVTFTGERTRALAFINLLEHSVQYHYDAFFANPSLAVSWASAHLSGPAATWFQKLRATSPEALSSWKAFRSAFADAYIPPSGRLLLLEQLLELRQTTTVQEYNRSFSRLMGQLDMTEDSGLVKDIYLRGLKHDIYVKLEAELEERGRPVSVGELAKLAYALDRAHGHLPSIDMRNPSSSSSQPVAAPTPSFPNTRSSNPYPTPTLSPSSLNTSASDPKPRTHSQVPPKPIIQPILQDLPPPPADIGQPRQQYRLQIRDYRRKHNLCAYCGMGDHYLEECPDRADRTSEQGGKKGKDWRRANGGKGDGEFRGNDKGWAEDN, encoded by the coding sequence ATGAACCCGCAGTCTGCGCCGTTTGTGCCGACGGCGGATCCGCCTGCGATGTCTGTCGATCAGCTCCGGTCTTTGGTGCAGCAGATGGGCAATCCCCGCAACTATCCGAATCTTCCGCTGCCTTGCGCCCCGCCACCAGACCCCCGCCCGGCCCCCCTCCCCGCCCTCCTCGCATCCTCCAGCCCGCCACCCCGTCTGCCTCTGTCCCGATCTCCACCGCCGAAACCTCCACGGCCATCGCCGTCTCATCAACCGGTGCCGGCCCCCGAACCAGCGACAAACCTCCCCCCGGCGCTTCCCGTCACCTTTACTGGCGAGCGCACCAGGGCCCTCGCGTTCATCAACCTTCTGGAGCACTCGGTCCAGTACCACTACGACGCATTCTTCGCAAACCCGTCTCTCGCCGTCTCATGGGCGTCGGCGCACCTCTCTGGCCCGGCTGCCACCTGGTTTCAGAAGCTCAGGGCCACCTCACCTGAAGCCTTGTCCTCATGGAAAGCTTTTCGCTCTGCGTTCGCCGACGCGTACATACCTCCGAGCGGTAGACTCTTGCTGCTCGAGCAACTTCTTGAACTGCGTCAAACAACGACTGTGCAAGAGTATAACCGTTCCTTTTCCCGACTCATGGGTCAACTTGACATGACGGAGGATTCTGGCCTTGTCAAGGATATCTATCTCAGAGGTTTGAAGCACGATATCTACGTCAAACTTGAGGCGGAGCTCGAAGAGCGAGGCAGACCAGTCTCTGTGGGCGAGCTCGCCAAACTTGCTTACGCGCTTGATCGTGCCCATGGCCACTTACCGTCTATTGACATGAGgaacccttcttcaagctcttcccaGCCTGTCGCAGCACCtaccccttccttccctaACACACGCTCCTCTAACCCTTACCCCACGCCCAccctttccccttcctcattAAACACCTCTGCTTCCGATCCCAAACCCAGAACGCACTCACAAGTTCCCCCTAAACCTATAATCCAACCCATTTTGCAAGACCTACCTCCTCCGCCCGCTGACATCGGTCAGCCAAGGCAACAGTACCGTCTCCAGATCCGTGATTACCGACGTAAACACAACTTGTGTGCTTACTGCGGAATGGGAGACCATTACTTGGAAGAGTGTCCGGATAGGGCAGACAGAACATCAGAGCAGGGCGGCAAGAAGGGTAAAGATTGGAGGAGGGCGAATGGGGGAAAGGGGGATGGAGAATTTCGGGGGAATGATAAGGGGTGGGCGGAGGATAATTAA
- a CDS encoding hypothetical protein (Match to ESTs gb|CF183507.1|CF183507, gb|CF183123.1|CF183123, gb|CF183122.1|CF183122; HMMPfam hit to DEAD, DEAD/DEAH box helicase, score: 278.5, E(): 1.1e-80; HMMPfam hit to Helicase_C, Helicase conserved C-terminal domain, score: 126.0, E(): 8.5e-35) — translation MVSRHSTTDTEKGADHASLQSYGGGYGGGGYGGGYGGGGGGGGYGGGGGGYGGDRMGNLGQGLHNIDWQNQSLAKFEKNFYVQDPRVTARSDAEVEAFRAEKEMKIQGKNVPRPITTFEEAGFPDYIMSEIRRMGFTAPSSIQCQAWPMALSGRDLVAIAETGSGKTISFCLPAMVHINAQPLLAPGDGPIVLILAPTRELAVQIQTEATKFGQSSRIRNTAIYGGAPKGPQIRDLQRGVEICVATPGRLIDMLETGKTNLKRVTYLVMDEADRMLDMGFEPQIRKIVSQIRPDRQTLLFSATWPKEVQRLAMDFLHDFIQVNIGSLDLTANHNVAQHVEVCTDFDKRSKLLSHLEKISQENGKVLIFVATKRVADDLTKFLRMDGWPALAIHGDKQQAERDWVLAEFKSGRSPIMLATDVASRGLDVRDIGYVINYDFPNNCEDYIHRIGRTGRAGRKGTSYTYFTMDNSKAARELVQILRESKADIPPELEEMAMYGGRGGGGGRGRGGRGGGRGGYGGGGGRGGYSSGANSYGGGGGGYSSRW, via the exons ATGGTTAGTCGACATTCAACCACAGACACCGAAAAGGGTGCTGACCATGCCTCATTGCAGTCTTACGGTGGCGGCTACGGCGGCGGTGGTTACGGTGGTGGCTacggcggcggcggtggtggtggtggctacggtggtggcggcggcggctACG GTGGTGACCGAATGGGCAACCTTGGTCAGGGCTTGCACAACATTGACTGGCAAAACCAGTCTCTCGCCAAatttgagaagaa CTTCTACGTCCAGGACCCCCGAGTCACTGCTCGTTCCGATGCTGAGGTCGAAGCCTTCCGTGccgagaaggaaatgaag ATCCAAGGCAAGAACGTGCCTCGACCCATCACCACCTTTGAGGAGGCCGGTTTCCCCGACTACATCATGTCCGAGATCCGACGAATGGGCTTcactgctccttcttctatcCAGTGCCAGGCTTGGCCTATGGCCTTGTCCGGTCGTGACCTTGTCGCCATTGCCGAGACTGGTTCTGGTAAGACCATCTCTTTCTGCCTTCCTGCAATGGTCCACATCAACGCCCAGCCCCTCCTTGCCCCTGGTGACGGTCCTATTGTTCTTATCCTTGCTCCTACCCGAGAGCTCGCTGTTCAGATCCAGACCGAAGCTACCAAGTTTGGTCAATCTTCCCGAATTAGGAACACTGCCATTTACGGTGGTGCTCCCAAGGGCCCTCAAATCCGAGACCTCCAGCGAGGTGTCGAGATCTGTGTCGCCACTCCTGGTCGATTGATCGACATGCTCGAGACTGGCAAGACCAACCTCAAGCGTGTTACTTATCTCGTTATGGACGAAGCCGACCGAATGCTCGACATGGGTTTCGAGCCCCAGATCCGAAAGATTGTTTCTCAGATCCGACCTGACCGACAGACTCTCTTGTTCTCTGCCACTTGGCCCAAGGAGGTCCAACGTCTCGCCATGGACTTCCTCCACGACTTTATCCAGGTTAACATTGGTTCTCTTGACCTTACTGCCAACCACAACGTTGCCCAGCACGTCGAAGTCTGCACTGACTTTGACAAGCGAAGCAAACTTCTCAGCCacttggagaagatttCTCAGGAGAACGGCAAGGTCCTTATCTTCGTTGCTACCAAGAGGGTCGCCGATGACTTGACCAAGTTCTTGAGAATGGACGGCTGGCCTGCCCTTGCTATCCACGGTGACAA ACAACAAGCTGAGCGTGACTGGGTTCTTGCCGAATTCAAGTCTGGCCGAAGCCCCATCATGCTTGCCACTGACGTTGCTTCTCGAGGTCTCG ATGTCCGAGACATTGGTTACGTTATCAACTA TGACTTCCCCAACAATTGTGAAGATTACATTCACCGAATCGGCCGAACTGGTCGTGCCGGTCGAAAGGGTACTTCTTACACTTACTTCACCATGGACAACTCCAAAGCTGCTCGTGAACTCGTCCAGATTTTGAGAGAGTCCAAGGCTGACAT CCCTCCCGAGcttgaggagatggccatgTACGGCGGTCGaggtggcggtggtggtcgAGGCCGAGGTGGCCGTGGCGGTGGCCGAGGTGGTtacggtggtggtggtggccgAGGCGGCTACAGCTCTGGCGCCAACTCTTAcggtggcggtggcggtggCTACTCTAGCAGGTGGTAA